A window of Hymenobacter aerilatus contains these coding sequences:
- a CDS encoding AtpZ/AtpI family protein produces MAVPTPPEPDSDSDSRLRALAKYSGLGFQMLGIIGVFTFIGIKLDDYLNTKKPWWTVAFVLVGVISAMYQVIRSVTQDK; encoded by the coding sequence TCCCGAGCCTGATTCCGATAGCGACAGCCGCTTGCGTGCACTAGCCAAATATTCTGGGCTGGGGTTTCAAATGCTGGGTATTATTGGGGTGTTCACATTCATCGGAATAAAGCTGGACGACTACTTAAACACCAAGAAACCGTGGTGGACTGTGGCTTTTGTGCTTGTTGGAGTAATTAGCGCCATGTACCAAGTAATTCGGTCCGTTACTCAGGATAAATAG